The DNA sequence GGTCATCTCCATAGCGACAGCATCTTTATTTCCTCTTGCCATAGCAAAGTAGAGTGTTTCTTTTTCAAGCCCTTTAAACCGTGCTGGAATTGCACCAAGCATAATAGCTGTATCAAGCATATTATCGTAAAGTGAGAAGTCGTTACTAGAGATAAAATCAATACCAGCATTTTTTTGGTAGTTCCAGTGTCGTGCCTTGAGTTCTGAGGCAACTTTTTCAACTTCAGCAAAATCTATCTCTTTTGCCCAGAATTTTTCTAATACTTTTTTAAGTTCCCTCTGCTCCCCAATACGTGGGAAGCCTATAATGTAATTATGTGACATATATATCCTTTTCATTTAATATATAAAATTGATGTGTAGAGTGGGTTTATCCACCAAGCAGGTATGCAAAATTTGTAATTAAAACTATGTATTAATTATCAAACGGGAGGATGTATGCCCGTACGTCTAAAAGCATAGAATGTCGTATAATAAGGACATCGTGGAATAAAGTGGTTTAACAGTAATACAAGACGTGCTTTGTATTTATAATAACAGTTACAACGGTAGGAATTAATTGTCTGAAGAGTTGTATCTAGCGTTTTAAGTGAGTTTTTATGATCATTTAATCGAAAAAGTGTTTGAGTAGAGATGGCATGAGTTCGGAGTTTATAGATGGCAGGATAAACAAGTGTGGGCAATAGCATGAAATATCTCTTGTCAAATCCACGAAGCATGACGACACTTCTCCTTTGTTAATAGGTTTTTAATGTGCAATTATAACCTGAAAAGATTTAGGAAAAATAAAAGTAGCTTCACTTAAGAGAAATTTTATCTTTTATTGACTATAGTGGAAGTTCAAACTCTCGGGGTGTTGACACAGGCAACTGAGAAGGACACAAAATCCTACCCGCTGAACTTGAACCGGACAATACCGGCGTAAGGAAGAGTCTTGTAATACCGCAATATTTTGAGAATCAAACATCTTTTTAAATAGACTTCTCTTTATCTTCGATTACAATATTCTCCTTTAATCAATTTTATATTTTCTAATTTTATGTAAAGGAAAAAAGATTATGACAACCACTGTGACCAATGAAACTAAGTCAACTTTTGGTACAAACGAGGAGATTATTACACGTGATCCATTGCCTGGTTCAGAAAAAGTTTATATTTCAGGTAAAATTCACCCCCATATCAAAGTACCTATGCGAAAAATTACACTTACCAACGAGGAAGAACTTCTTGTTTATGATACTTCCGGTGTCTATACTGATCCCAATATTGAGATTGATGTTACCAAGGGAATTGACCCTATCCGCAAGGAGTGGATCAAGGTGCGAGGTGATGTGGAGTCTTATGAAGGGCGTATCGTTAAGCCCGTTGACAATGGATACAATACTGATGAACAGCTTGAATTTGTCACTGCTGGCTCCAAAGGACTATACCGCACACCGCTATGTGCAAAAAAAGGCAAGAATGTTACTCAACTACATTATGCACGTCAGGGGATTATTACACCGGAGATGGAGTTTATTGCCATTCGTGAGAACCAAAAACTAGAGTGGACTAAATCTTATTTAGAAGACAGGGAGCGCAATGGTAGGCTCAATGGTGAACATTTTGGTGCTAATTTACCAGAAGTAATTACACCAGAATTTGTTCGCAAAGAGGTTGCTGAAGGACGTGCGGTAATTCCTTTAAATATCAACCATCCTGAAGTAGAGCCAATGATTATTGGGCGTAATTTTCTTGTGAAAGTTAATTCTAATATTGGGAATTCTGCTACTACATCGAGTATTTCAGAAGAGGTAGAGAAGATGGTTTGGGCAACCAGATGGGGGTCTGACACGGTAATGGATCTCTCTACAGGAAAAAATATTCATACCACCCGTGATTGGATACTGCGTAATTCCCCAGTACCCATCGGTACAGTACCAATCTATCAGGCGTTAGAGAAGGTAGGTGGAGTTGCTGAAGATTTAACATGGGAGATTTTCCGCGATACACTGATAGAGCAGGCAGAGCAGGGAGTAGACTATTTTACTATTCATGCTGGTTTACTGTTGCACCATGTCCCAATGACTGCTAAACGGGTTACGGGTATTGTTAGTCGCGGTGGATCGATTATGGCAAAGTGGATGATTCACCACCACAAAGAGAATTTTCTCTACACTCATTTTGAAAAGATTTGTGAAATCATGAAAGCCTATGACATTACCTTTTCGCTTGGTGATGGATTGCGTCCTGGTTCCGTAGCAGATGCCAATGATGAGGCACAGTTTGCAGAACTAAAAACATTAGGTGAGCTGACTAGTATTGCATGGAAACATGATGTTCAGGTGCTCATTGAAGGTCCCGGACATGTTCCGATGCACATGGTTAAGGAGAATATGGAAAAACAGCTTGAGTATTGCCATGAGGCACCATTTTATACACTTGGTCCGTTAACAACAGATATTGCTCCAGGGTATGATCATATTACTTCAGGTATTGGTGCAGCAATGATAGGATGGTATGGTACAGCAATGCTCTGCTATGTTACTCCCAAAGAGCATCTTGGACTGCCTGATAGGGACGATGTGAAAGAGGGGCTCATTACCTACAAGCTTGCTGCACATGCAGCAGATATTGCCAAAGGACACCCTGGTGCTATTGCTCGCGACCATGCAATGAGCAAAGCACGGTTTGAGTTTAGATGGGTTGATCAGTTTAATATTGGACTTGATCCTGAACGTGCACGTGAGTACCATGACGAGACTATGCCGATGGAGGCAGCAAAAACTGCCCATTTCTGTTCTATGTGTGGACCAAAGTTTTGTTCCATGAAGATTTCTGCTGAGGTACGTGACTATGCTGCTACACAAGAGGGAAAACTCAGTCCTGAAGAGATACAAGAAGGGATGGATGAGATGAGTATAAAGTTTCAGGATCTTGGTGGGGAAGTATATATCTCAAGTGAACAGATAAAAGATAATCAATGAATATTGCCATTGTAGGTGCTGGTTTAGCAGGGCGTATTGTTGCACTTAATTTGCTACGAACCAATCAAGATATTACCATTACCTTTTTTGACAAAGGCTCCAAAGAGGGGGTAGGTGCTGCAGGTTTTACCGCTGCTGGGATGCTTGCTCCTTATGCAGAATTAGAGACAGCAGAATCGGTCATTTTTGATTTAGGGCACCGATCTATCGAGCTTTGGCCTGATCTTCTAAAAGAGATAGGGCTTTTTGATGGGTATCAGCAAAAGGGTACTATCATCACTGCACACTCTCAAGATATGGGAGAGTTGGAGCACTTTATTGGGATATTGCAACGTAAAGTTGAAACGGCAGAAAAGATAAAAATATTAGACAGTATACAGATAAAAGATATGGAGCCTGATCTTTATATCCACCAAAAAGGATTTTATATTCCAGATGAAGGTCTCATTGATGCACAACGCTTTATAGCATTTAGTGTAAATTATTTTAACCGTTATGAAAATATTTATTTCCGTGAATATACACCAGTAAAGAAGATAGAAACGGGAAAGGTTTATACTAAAGAGGGTGTTGAGGTATTTGACTGGGTTTTTGATACACGTGGACTGGGTGCCAAGGAATATTTTCATGATCTTCGTGGTGTACGTGGAGAAGTGATGTGGGTGGAAGCAAATGATATTAATATTAGTCGTCCAACTCGTTTAATGCACCCACGTTACAAGATTTATATTGTCCCTAGGGGAAATGGCTGTGAGGGGATTGATTTAGAGTACTGTTCTGACTGTAAGCTTTCGCAGACTATAGGTTACAAGCGTTATATTATAGGGGCAACAGAAATAGAAAGTGAAGATATGTCGCCTATTTCAGTGCGCTCTTCAATGGAATTACTTTCAGCACTCTATACAGTGCATCCAAATTTTGGTGAGGCACGTGTGGTTCATTCAGAAACAAACTGCCGTCCAGCATTCAAAGATAATCTCCCACGTGTTGAGAATGAAAAAGGATTAACACGCATCAATGGGCTTTATAGGCATGGATACTTGCTTGCACCAGCAATTGTTGAAAAAGCCCTTGAAGAAGGTTTTTTCAAGTAAGAAGACAAAGGAGTAAAATGTATATTATATTGAATGGCGAATCTAAAGTAATTGAGCCACAAACAACCATTACTCATTTAATGAAACAGTTTAATTATGAAATAGGTATTGGTGCAGTGGCTGTTAATATGGTTTTTATTGCTTCTGGTAACTATGATAAGACTATACTAAAAGAGGGAGATAAAGTGGAGGTACTTGCGCCAGTGTGTGGTGGATAGATATGTTTATTAAAAAGAAAAAAAGAACAAGGAGAATGCAATGACCAAACATATGGGAAGCAGTGAAAATATATGGAAGATAGGCGGAAAACAGTTGACATCACGAATGTTTATCGGCTCAGCACTCTATCCATCGCCAGCAATTATGGAGGCTTCTATTAGGGTTTCTGGTGCAAAGGTGGTTACTGTATCGTTGCGTCGTCAAGGAGTCAATAAGGATACCGGAAAGAGTTTTTGGCATATCATTAAAACACTTGGTGTGGAAGTGTTACCCAATACTGCAGGGTGTCACTCTGCTAGGGAAGCAATAACGGTTGCACAGATGGCACGTGAAGTGTTTAAGACCAATTGGATAAAACTAGAAGTTATAGGCGACCAGTATAATCTTCAGCCTGATCCATACGAGACGGTTGAAGCAGCAAAAGTATTGACAAAAGAGGGTTTTGAAGTCTTTCCTTACACAACAGATGATCTTGTTGTTGCCAAAAAGCTAGTTGATGCGGGATGTAAGATTCTGATGCCATGGGGGTCTCCTATTGGTTCAGGAAAGGGGCTGATGAATCCTTACAATCTTAAAGTAATACGCAAAACTTTTCCTCATATGCCACTCATTATTGATGCGGGTATTGGTAAGCCTTCACATGCAACCATGGCAATGGAGTTAGGGTATGATGGTATCTTGATTAACTCTGCTGTAGCATTGGCACAGGATCCTAAGGTAATGGCAAAAGCATTTGCATTGGCAGTTCAATCTGGACGCATGGGATATGAAGCAGGAGTAATGCAGGAGCGGGATCTGGCATCACCATCAACACCAACGGTTGGTACACCATTTTGGCATCAAAATATATAGCAAACAACTGTATCACGCTTATGGGTAAAGGACAATGAATGAAATTTCCAAAATGTGATGAAACTCCACTAGGTATCTATCCTGTTGTAGATAGGGCAGATAAACTAACACCACTTTATGAATGTGGTATTACTACAGCACAGTTGAGAGTAAAAGATATGGAGGGAGAAGCACTCGAAGCAGAAATTATAAAAGGGGTAAATATTTCTAAAAGATACCAAGCCAGATTTTTTATTAATGACTATTGGCAACTTGCTATCAAGCATAATGCCTATGGAGTACATCTAGGGCAGGAAGATATACAGGGAGCCAGTATGGAGATAGAGGCGATTTATGCTGCTGGCTTACGTCTAGGAATTAGCTCTCATACTCCCGAAGAGATTGAAATTGCACTTTTGTTTAAGCCTTCTTATTTAGCGATTGGACCCATTTATGAGCCTATCTCGAAGAAGATGTCATACAAAGATGTGGGTCCAGAGAAACTCAAACAGTGGGCAAAACATGTGGAGTGTCCCATTGTTGCCATTGGAGGAATTACAGAAAAAAAT is a window from the Sulfurovum sp. genome containing:
- the thiS gene encoding sulfur carrier protein ThiS; protein product: MYIILNGESKVIEPQTTITHLMKQFNYEIGIGAVAVNMVFIASGNYDKTILKEGDKVEVLAPVCGG
- the thiC gene encoding phosphomethylpyrimidine synthase ThiC — encoded protein: MTTTVTNETKSTFGTNEEIITRDPLPGSEKVYISGKIHPHIKVPMRKITLTNEEELLVYDTSGVYTDPNIEIDVTKGIDPIRKEWIKVRGDVESYEGRIVKPVDNGYNTDEQLEFVTAGSKGLYRTPLCAKKGKNVTQLHYARQGIITPEMEFIAIRENQKLEWTKSYLEDRERNGRLNGEHFGANLPEVITPEFVRKEVAEGRAVIPLNINHPEVEPMIIGRNFLVKVNSNIGNSATTSSISEEVEKMVWATRWGSDTVMDLSTGKNIHTTRDWILRNSPVPIGTVPIYQALEKVGGVAEDLTWEIFRDTLIEQAEQGVDYFTIHAGLLLHHVPMTAKRVTGIVSRGGSIMAKWMIHHHKENFLYTHFEKICEIMKAYDITFSLGDGLRPGSVADANDEAQFAELKTLGELTSIAWKHDVQVLIEGPGHVPMHMVKENMEKQLEYCHEAPFYTLGPLTTDIAPGYDHITSGIGAAMIGWYGTAMLCYVTPKEHLGLPDRDDVKEGLITYKLAAHAADIAKGHPGAIARDHAMSKARFEFRWVDQFNIGLDPERAREYHDETMPMEAAKTAHFCSMCGPKFCSMKISAEVRDYAATQEGKLSPEEIQEGMDEMSIKFQDLGGEVYISSEQIKDNQ
- a CDS encoding thiazole synthase, with translation MTKHMGSSENIWKIGGKQLTSRMFIGSALYPSPAIMEASIRVSGAKVVTVSLRRQGVNKDTGKSFWHIIKTLGVEVLPNTAGCHSAREAITVAQMAREVFKTNWIKLEVIGDQYNLQPDPYETVEAAKVLTKEGFEVFPYTTDDLVVAKKLVDAGCKILMPWGSPIGSGKGLMNPYNLKVIRKTFPHMPLIIDAGIGKPSHATMAMELGYDGILINSAVALAQDPKVMAKAFALAVQSGRMGYEAGVMQERDLASPSTPTVGTPFWHQNI
- a CDS encoding thiamine phosphate synthase — encoded protein: MKFPKCDETPLGIYPVVDRADKLTPLYECGITTAQLRVKDMEGEALEAEIIKGVNISKRYQARFFINDYWQLAIKHNAYGVHLGQEDIQGASMEIEAIYAAGLRLGISSHTPEEIEIALLFKPSYLAIGPIYEPISKKMSYKDVGPEKLKQWAKHVECPIVAIGGITEKNIIDVVAIGVTSGIAMISAVLENGSISRKKTEILMKIFEYYDK
- a CDS encoding FAD-dependent oxidoreductase translates to MNIAIVGAGLAGRIVALNLLRTNQDITITFFDKGSKEGVGAAGFTAAGMLAPYAELETAESVIFDLGHRSIELWPDLLKEIGLFDGYQQKGTIITAHSQDMGELEHFIGILQRKVETAEKIKILDSIQIKDMEPDLYIHQKGFYIPDEGLIDAQRFIAFSVNYFNRYENIYFREYTPVKKIETGKVYTKEGVEVFDWVFDTRGLGAKEYFHDLRGVRGEVMWVEANDINISRPTRLMHPRYKIYIVPRGNGCEGIDLEYCSDCKLSQTIGYKRYIIGATEIESEDMSPISVRSSMELLSALYTVHPNFGEARVVHSETNCRPAFKDNLPRVENEKGLTRINGLYRHGYLLAPAIVEKALEEGFFK